Proteins from one Rosa chinensis cultivar Old Blush chromosome 7, RchiOBHm-V2, whole genome shotgun sequence genomic window:
- the LOC112180326 gene encoding spermidine synthase 1 gives MEKRGTGVTTTTIHESAALLCGTNLYVKRPKEDVDDELLRAVNGDLSYDIDSAPLVSAGIDDEHDEEPVDDLVNHPEIPGWFSEYCPVWPGQAHFLKVEKILFQGKSQYQSMMVFQSSAYGKVFVLDGALQLTEKDECAYQEMITHLPLCSIPNPKKVLLIGGGDGGILREISRHSSVEQIDICEIDTMLVDIYKKFFPDVAIGYKDPRVTLHVKDGTEFCKYVPQGTYDAIIVDAFDPIRPGHELLDDETPFFELVRKALRPGGVMCIQAESIWFRSFQVDELVAKCRQIFEGSVDYAWTIVPAYPSGVIGFLLCSKEGSYVNFRNPINPINPNNSYGVSKEPLKFYNSEVHMAAFCLPSFAKKVTN, from the exons ATGGAGAAGAGAGGTACTGGCGTTACTACTACTACTATACATGAATCTGCAGCATTACTATGCGGTACAAATTTGTACGTTAAAAGGCCAAAAGAAGATGTTGATGATGAACTACTTAGGGCGGTTAATGGTGATCTCAGCTATGATATCGACTCTGCCCCGCTAGTCTCAGCCGGAATTGATGATGAACACGATGAAGAACCTGTGGATGATCTTGTAAATCATCCTGAGATTCCTGGATGGTTTTCTGAGTATTGTCCAGTTTGGCCAG GGCAAGCACACTTTTTGAAGGTAGAAAAGATCTTATTTCAAGGGAAGTCCCAGTACCAAAGTATGATGGTATTTCAG TCATCAGCATATGGGAAGGTTTTTGTTCTGGATGGAGCCCTGCAACTCACTGAAAAGGATGAGTGTGCTTACCAAGAAATGATTACACATCTTCCTCTTTGCTCCATTCCAAACCCAAAAAAG GTATTACTCATTGGAGGAGGAGATGGCGGAATTTTAAGGGAAATTTCTCGACACTCTTCTGTTGAGCAGATTGATATATGCGAAATAGACACCATGTTAGTTGAT ATCTACAAGAAATTTTTTCCTGATGTTGCTATTGGATACAAGGACCCTCGGGTAACTCTTCATGTTAAAGATG GTACTGAATTTTGTAAGTACGTTCCACAAGGAACGTATGATGCAATAATAGTGGACGCATTTGACCCAATAA GGCCTGGTCATGAGCTTCTTGATGATGAGACTCCCTTCTTTGAACTGGTGAGAAAAGCTCTCCGCCCTGGAGGAGTCATGTGCATCCAAGCAGAAAGCATATGGTTTCGCTCCTTCCAGGTTGATGAACTCGTTGCAAAATGTCGCCAAATTTTCGAAGGCTCTGTTGACTATGCTTGGACAATTGTTCCAGCATATCCAAG TGGGGTGATTGGTTTCTTGCTTTGCTCCAAGGAGGGGTCATACGTGAACTTCAGAAATCCTATCAACCCGATTAACCCCAACAATAGTTACGGAGTATCAAAAGAGCCCTTGAAATTTTACAATTCAGAG GTACACATGGCTGCATTTTGTTTGCCATCGTTTGCGAAGAAGGTGACTAACTAA